A stretch of the Chelonoidis abingdonii isolate Lonesome George chromosome 11, CheloAbing_2.0, whole genome shotgun sequence genome encodes the following:
- the CALM3 gene encoding calmodulin-3 encodes MADQLTEEQIAEFKEAFSLFDKDGDGTITTKELGTVMRSLGQNPTEAELQDMINEVDADGNGTIDFPEFLTMMARKMKDTDSEEEIREAFRVFDKDGNGYISAAELRHVMTNLGEKLTDEEVDEMIREADIDGEGQVNYEESCTMHDAK; translated from the exons Atg GCCGACCAGCTGACTGAGGAGCAGATAGCAG agttcaaggaggCTTTCTCCCTGTTCGACAAGGATGGGGACGGCACCATCACCACCAAGGAGCTGGGGACGGTGATgaggtccctgggccagaaccccacTGAAGCGGAGCTGCAGGACATGATTAACGAGGTGGATGCAGATG GGAACGGCACCATCGACTTCCCAGAATTCCTGACTATGATGGCGAGGAAGATGAAGGATACGGACAGCGAGGAAGAGATCAGAGAGGCATTCCGGGTCTTTGATAAG GATGGGAATGGCTACATTAGTGCTGCAGAGCTACGCCACGTGATGACGAACCTGGGAGAGAAGCTGACCGACGAGGAGGTAGATGAGATGATCCGAGAGGCTGACATTGACGGAGAAGGGCAGGTCAATTATGAAG aGTCGTGCACGATGCATGACGCAAAGTGA